A region from the Arachis ipaensis cultivar K30076 chromosome B01, Araip1.1, whole genome shotgun sequence genome encodes:
- the LOC107625003 gene encoding GDSL esterase/lipase At5g55050 → MGKSVIMLWSFSLFPSFFIFINLLGFLEAQNKTPIVYVFGDSLVDVGNNNYLALSIERAALPHYGIDYPTKKPNGRFSNGKNAADFIAEKLGIPTSPPYLSLVSKSRNNKNVSFLGGVSFASGGAGIFSDKTDEISRQNIPLPNQVDYYIKVQGQLTQQIGGSALQCHLSKSIFVVVIGSNDLFGYFNSKDLQNKSTPQQYVDSMTSSLKLQLQRLYEQGARKFEIAGIGAIGCCPSNRLKNKTECFSEANYWALKYNEDLKTLLKNWQLEKKDIRYSYFDTYAAIEDLIQTPISYGFTEIKTACCGIGKLNAELPCLPISIVCSNRQDYLFWDPVHPTEAATRIFVDRLFDGPSRYASPITMRQLVAA, encoded by the exons ATGGGGAAAAGTGTTATTATGCTTTGGAGCTTTTCCCTCTTCCCCTCTTTCTTCATCTTCATAAACTTGTTGGGATTCTTAGAGGCTCAAAATAAGACTCCAATTGTTTATGTGTTTGGAGACTCTCTTGTTGATGTTGGCAACAACAATTACTTGGCTCTTTCTATTGAAAGAGCTGCTCTTCCTCACTATGGTATTGATTATCCTACAAAAAAACCAAATGGGAGGTTTAGTAATGGCAAGAATGCTGCAGATTTTATTG CTGAGAAATTGGGGATCCCAACTTCACCACCTTACCTCTCCCTAGTTTCCAAGTCCCGCAACAACAAGAATGTGTCCTTTTTGGGTGGTGTTAGTTTTGCCTCTGGAGGTGCTGGAATATTTAGTGATAAAACAGATGAAATTTCT AGGCAAAACATACCTTTGCCGAATCAAGTGGACTACTACATCAAAGTGCAAGGGCAATTGACCCAACAAATAGGAGGATCTGCACTTCAGTGTCATCTCTCCAAATCCATCTTCGTTGTTGTGATTGGAAGCAACGATCTCTTTGGTTACTTCAACTCAAAGGATCTTCAAAATAAAAGCACCCCTCAACAATACGTTGATTCCATGACTTCCTCCCTAAAACTGCAACTacag AGATTATACGAGCAAGGTGCAAGGAAATTTGAAATTGCGGGAATTGGTGCAATTGGATGCTGCCCTTCAAACAGGCTTAAGAACAAAACAGAATGCTTCTCGGAAGCCAATTATTGGGCACTTAAATATAATGAAGATCTTAAAACCTTGTTGAAGAATTGGCAATTGGAGAAAAAGGACATAAGATACTCCTACTTCGATACTTATGCCGCTATCGAAGATCTCATTCAGACCCCAATTTCTTATG GATTTACAGAAATAAAAACTGCTTGTTGTGGAATTGGTAAGCTGAATGCTGAGCTTCCATGTCTTCCAATTTCCATTGTTTGTTCCAACAGACAAGACTATCTTTTCTGGGATCCTGTCCATCCTACCGAAGCTGCTACTCGCATCTTTGTCGATAGACTTTTTGATGGACCTTCAAGATATGCATCTCCTATTACCATGAGACAGCTTGTAGCGGCttga
- the LOC107646227 gene encoding DNA-directed RNA polymerases II, IV and V subunit 12-like has product MIHPVSYICGDCGMENTLKPGDVIQCRECGYRILYKKRTRRIVQYEAH; this is encoded by the exons ATGATACAT CCAGTTAGCTACATCTGCGGAg ATTGTGGAATGGAGAATACGCTGAAACCAGGCGATGTTATACAGTGCAGAGAGTGCGGTTACCGTATCCTTTACAAGAAGCGCACTCGTCGCA TTGTCCAGTATGAGGCACATTGA